The Thermodesulfobacteriota bacterium DNA segment GCGAGCGCGACAATCTCGCGGGCCACGCCTGCAGGAAATCGAAGTAGCAGCGCTTTGCCATTACCACCGGCCGCACTTCACGCGATTTTAGCACCTTCGGCGCTATGTCGAAAATCTCATCATATTGCAAGCCGCTCGCGGCGCAGCAATACCCCTCCGGGCCGTCAAAATTCGCGCACGCCACGCGTGATGGAATTCGACGTAGCTGACTTAGAAATTCATAGCACCGCCGGTCGTCGGTCTTGTTTAATCACCTTACTTGCCCCGCCGAAGACATCGAGCTTATGAACGTTAAAAATCCGAACAGGGGATGGGGGAGGTTGAGGATTTAGCGAAGGAACGATGATTTTTAGGCGGACTGTGTCCGCAGACAATCGAAGTAGCAGCATTACGCTATTACCACCCGACGCGCTTCCGGTGGTCTTAGCAACAGTGGCGCTATGTCGAAAACGACACTACGTGTCCGGCCCGTGATTTTTGCTACTTTTGGTCAGTCAAAAGTAGAAACCCTTATTCCGACCTTACCAGTTAAGTATAGAACTTCCCCTTCAGCCTCTGGCGAGCCATACCCGCTGGAATTCGAAGTGGCAGCATCATTGCCATTATCGCCGCCGACAGCGGCACCTTCCCATCTATATAGAAACATACTACGAGCGCCCGACCACTTCTATAAACTGCACAGTATCCGTGTACTGCTGAAACCTGACGACGCGCCCGTCGCGGAGCTCGTAAAAATGCGCGAACTCCGCCCGCAGCTTCTTCCCGTTCTTCCTGTACGTGCCGGTGTAACGGCCCTTCGCGACGACCGTATCCCCCGCATCCAGCAGCTCTTCCGGCGTGACGGCGAAATCTTCCCACTCCTCGACAAGCCGCAAGAAGCCCTTGAGCACCTCCTCGGGCCCGATCTTGGGCTTCGGCCCGGCGTAGACAAAATTCTCC contains these protein-coding regions:
- a CDS encoding nuclear transport factor 2 family protein, which produces MSQKNVSIIRGMYEAFKNGDYSSAIAPLHPEVVWQMAENFVYAGPKPKIGPEEVLKGFLRLVEEWEDFAVTPEELLDAGDTVVAKGRYTGTYRKNGKKLRAEFAHFYELRDGRVVRFQQYTDTVQFIEVVGRS